In the Candidatus Obscuribacterales bacterium genome, AGATCAGCACCTGGAAAACACCCAAGTAGCGATTCTGAGGGTCAGAGAAACGAACTGCTGGTCTGCGGCTAGTGAAGATCATGCGGGGCTGCATGTAAGCCGTGTTAGTCGAGGGCCTGAAGGTTACGTTCTCCCAAGCAATTTGAGTGGGGAGATTGGAAGTCTCAGACAACCTCTTTTCAAACGCACCCCTGATGTCATCGTAGATGCTCATTTGAAGTTCTTGTTCCTCGCTTCATCCACGATACGGGTCATCTCTCGGTAAGTAGCCGTGTAAGGTTCGTAACCCCAACGGTATTCAACATCTTGGGCATGTTCAGCGTTATTGTAGATCGTGGCGATGGATTTATCTTCCATTGCCTCAACCTGCTGTTCCATGCGCGCCACGGCAGCCATTTCGTAAGACGACTTGTCTTGGAACCTGGGCCTACCTTCGCTGCTAATACCGGGCATCGAGCCAACTATTCCAGATTCAACGTTGTGACTGTCCATGTAAGCCCCTGTATCCACAGGCGACCACTTAGCTACTTCCCTGGCACCGCCAACAAGAACATCAGACTGGAAGTTCTCTAGGGCAGCCTTTAGTCTCTCTGCCTTGTTGTCTATTCCGGTTTTGTCCGTAACAACTCTAAACATCAGACTTCCCAAGGCTTAGGTTTACCGTGATAGGCAACCACACTGGCACCAGCGGGAATACCCTTACCCCTTACGACATGAACCTTGTAGGAACACACCTCGGGTCCAAACCTCTGTATGGGGCAGTTGCAGAAGTCCCTTATGAACCCTTGGTCGCCCCAACGAGCAGCAGTCTTGTAGCGGTTCATCCAGTCTTGGGGATCGCCCTTGAACACGTCATAGACATTCTCAGGGGCATCACCTGACCAAGCCATTACACCAGAAGCGGGTTGGGCTGGCTTGTAGAAGTCGGAGAGCATCGTGAAGTTGTCTCTGACCAGTGGATCAAGGCTACCAACTACGTCTGTATCAAGGTCCAGGTAGACGACATGACCAGAGAAAAGGCCGGGGCGGAACAGTTCGATCTTTGCCCACCAACCAGCGTAATTGTGCTTGAGTGGGATGGTCTCGCAGTCTAGAGCAAGATCACTAAGACATACGAATCTGGCCCTTGGTTGATGCAGGCCCACTTGAGCCTTGAGTCTGTGCACATGCTCAGGAAGGTAAATCCCACCAGATTTAAGAACTGTAACAACTGTAATATCCATCTCTTAGATAGGAAGGCACAGGAGGTTTCTTTCGTCTGCCTCGGAGTAGACGTATTCGTTCTTTTCCATCCAGTGAACGAGAGACTTCTTGTGAGCCTCAGTGTTCGCCTCAAGGATGAGGGCAGGGCGACTATTGGCTATCAGGTTCTTGGCACCTGACAGGACACTCATCTCGTGCCCCTCTACATCGATCTTGACAACCGAAGCCTCAGTAACCATGTCGTCAAGAGTTACGGTATCAACCTCATACTGACGGGGTGCATGGCAAGTGGCAATCTCAATGGAACCACCGGAAGTCAGGGGAACCTTTGGGTTATACCAGAAGGTCGTCTTACCGGATCTTGCCGACACAGCTACGTTGTGAACCTCGGCATCCACACCATTCAGTTCGATGTTC is a window encoding:
- a CDS encoding FkbM family methyltransferase → MTDIYEANGCKFYAQDDMIIRWERKYNRKFEQVTTEWLWSHLDGTFVDVGAATGWFLIPAAKRGFKAVGFDPNQAVFNRLQQNIELNGVDAEVHNVAVSARSGKTTFWYNPKVPLTSGGSIEIATCHAPRQYEVDTVTLDDMVTEASVVKIDVEGHEMSVLSGAKNLIANSRPALILEANTEAHKKSLVHWMEKNEYVYSEADERNLLCLPI
- a CDS encoding phage tail terminator-like protein → MSIYDDIRGAFEKRLSETSNLPTQIAWENVTFRPSTNTAYMQPRMIFTSRRPAVRFSDPQNRYLGVFQVLIYVPENAGPSAADDYADTLISAFDATTDISFTNASAETIIVSVDYAERENGIAIPNWYYVPVNIGWYIYSQ